One window of the Clostridium sp. MB40-C1 genome contains the following:
- a CDS encoding DUF6483 family protein, translated as MFEHEYIIRVIKAGIQTAMAIFAGKDAVKSDIDIENYNITLSEDKLLEFMIKKYISEGKINEAENILFETIEFRKTKKNLETALFFYEELNKWDEDKLLKCNFSRSEVEQGLKDVRRLYKKD; from the coding sequence ATGTTTGAACATGAATATATTATAAGAGTCATAAAAGCAGGTATACAAACCGCAATGGCCATTTTTGCAGGAAAAGATGCTGTGAAAAGTGATATTGATATAGAGAATTATAATATAACACTTTCAGAAGACAAATTGTTAGAGTTTATGATAAAAAAATATATAAGTGAAGGCAAAATTAACGAAGCGGAAAATATTTTATTTGAAACTATAGAATTTCGGAAAACTAAAAAAAATTTAGAAACTGCATTATTCTTTTATGAAGAACTTAATAAATGGGATGAAGATAAACTTCTTAAATGTAATTTTTCAAGATCTGAAGTTGAACAGGGACTAAAAGATGTAAGAAGGCTATATAAAAAAGATTAA
- a CDS encoding MerR family transcriptional regulator, translated as MNIKNASEKTGLTKKAIKYYESEGLIIPSKNSGNNYREYTCEDIVKLNLIGALRAVDIPISNIKEIINGNSTIPKIMKTTLQKIEGKIEHLEKSKLIINSIMENSSKDYESIGEQIKRLKETLELSVDEKKEYISNTLLRLFPGSFGEIFVTTYSPFLQVTIDNDEKKKIWLELVEFLDNLDEIDENHPFVKQLNESAKLQNENTEPYRNKHFEMIKNLLNNDPTTREQIKNQMIFFGEQLHKNDVFRKSFKDSLAKSKDMFNSINLSDNYFDDCLAVLSEDYKKYREINAELKKEADQEIKEKFGVDFNELIKELCSN; from the coding sequence ATGAATATTAAAAATGCATCAGAAAAAACTGGATTAACTAAAAAAGCAATTAAATATTATGAAAGCGAAGGATTAATCATTCCTTCAAAAAATAGTGGGAATAATTATAGAGAGTATACATGTGAGGATATTGTAAAACTTAATTTAATAGGAGCTTTAAGAGCAGTAGACATACCAATTTCCAACATAAAAGAAATTATAAACGGAAACAGTACTATACCAAAAATCATGAAAACTACACTACAAAAAATAGAAGGGAAAATAGAACATTTAGAAAAAAGTAAACTTATAATAAACAGTATTATGGAGAATAGTTCTAAAGACTATGAATCCATTGGAGAGCAAATTAAAAGATTAAAAGAAACCTTAGAACTTTCTGTAGATGAAAAAAAAGAATATATATCTAATACTTTACTTAGATTATTTCCTGGTAGCTTTGGAGAAATATTTGTAACTACCTACTCTCCTTTTTTACAAGTTACCATTGATAATGATGAAAAGAAAAAAATTTGGCTAGAACTTGTGGAATTTTTGGATAACTTGGATGAAATAGATGAGAATCACCCTTTTGTTAAACAATTGAATGAAAGTGCCAAACTTCAAAATGAAAATACTGAACCTTATAGAAATAAACATTTTGAAATGATTAAAAATTTATTAAATAACGACCCTACTACTAGAGAACAAATTAAAAATCAAATGATCTTCTTTGGAGAACAACTTCATAAAAATGATGTTTTTAGAAAATCTTTTAAAGATAGTCTTGCTAAAAGTAAAGACATGTTTAATTCCATTAATTTATCTGATAATTATTTTGATGATTGCCTCGCTGTATTAAGTGAAGATTATAAAAAATATCGAGAAATAAATGCTGAACTAAAAAAAGAAGCAGATCAAGAGATAAAAGAAAAGTTTGGAGTAGATTTTAACGAACTTATAAAGGAACTTTGTTCTAATTAA
- a CDS encoding HAMP domain-containing sensor histidine kinase, with translation MKSEIKNIANQLNKINKNKTNSKILLGSNKRQLESVALEINKILEEKQKNEVEHKRMDLELRQAIANISHDLRTPLTSIMGYMQLMEDNNVSQDEKKQYVDIVKNRTKALKILITSFYDLSRLEANEYKFELKSLNLYNVMSETIVSFYNDFLNRGIEPNIDIDEKIPLVIVDENAVRRIISNLIQNMLKYGENFVAISLKQSNEGLVTTFTNDAPNLTDEDAKHLFERFFTADRARSGKSTGLGLAITKELVEQMGHTIAVELSQGKLSIIIKWKIYKGLE, from the coding sequence TTGAAGAGTGAAATTAAAAATATAGCTAATCAGCTAAATAAAATAAATAAAAATAAAACTAATTCAAAAATATTATTAGGTTCAAATAAAAGACAATTAGAGAGTGTGGCTTTAGAAATAAATAAAATTTTAGAGGAAAAACAGAAAAATGAAGTTGAACATAAGCGTATGGATTTGGAATTAAGGCAGGCTATTGCAAATATATCTCATGATTTACGTACGCCACTTACATCAATAATGGGGTATATGCAGCTTATGGAAGATAATAATGTGTCACAGGACGAAAAAAAGCAATATGTAGATATAGTGAAAAATAGAACAAAAGCATTAAAAATTTTAATAACTAGTTTTTATGATTTGTCGAGATTAGAGGCAAATGAGTATAAATTTGAACTAAAATCACTAAATCTATATAATGTGATGAGCGAGACAATAGTTTCATTTTACAATGACTTTTTAAATAGAGGAATAGAACCGAATATTGATATTGATGAGAAAATACCTCTAGTTATTGTAGATGAAAATGCAGTAAGAAGAATAATTTCTAATTTGATACAAAACATGCTGAAATATGGAGAAAATTTTGTAGCTATATCATTAAAACAGAGTAACGAAGGTCTTGTTACAACTTTTACAAATGACGCACCAAATTTAACTGATGAAGATGCAAAACATTTATTTGAAAGATTTTTTACAGCTGATCGTGCAAGAAGTGGTAAAAGTACTGGGCTTGGACTTGCAATAACAAAAGAGTTAGTTGAACAAATGGGGCATACAATCGCTGTAGAATTATCACAAGGCAAGCTCAGTATAATAATAAAATGGAAAATATACAAAGGGTTGGAGTAG
- a CDS encoding ABC transporter permease — translation MLNYIKAELYRNFNRAYYWGYVGALSILGLLFNFLSTNHNAGINLAEMFEFFTYMLSAGIFFVLPILDMTTAEEQKSQTLKNIVSFGVSRNKLILSKIITSVILSFIALFIILIVFFGSGIIIFGIGQGFSSSILNSFMIKLLVSIILWVASISIGILIAFFFKSNTTFTFVYMGLFAMTGKIVKGLALLVSDKFKYVGNILITTQFKNLSEQPVTNNTLIFASVVGIVYIIVFAVLTMVYVKNMEVK, via the coding sequence ATGCTTAATTATATAAAAGCAGAACTTTATCGAAATTTTAATAGAGCATATTACTGGGGTTATGTAGGAGCATTATCTATTTTAGGACTACTTTTTAATTTTCTCTCAACGAATCACAATGCAGGTATAAACTTAGCTGAAATGTTTGAATTTTTCACATATATGTTAAGTGCAGGTATATTTTTTGTTTTACCAATACTAGATATGACTACAGCAGAAGAGCAAAAAAGTCAAACTTTGAAAAATATTGTTTCATTTGGTGTTTCAAGAAATAAGTTAATTTTATCAAAAATTATTACATCAGTTATTCTTTCTTTTATAGCATTATTTATTATATTAATTGTATTTTTCGGAAGTGGCATAATAATATTTGGAATTGGTCAGGGTTTTTCATCAAGTATATTGAATAGTTTTATGATAAAATTATTAGTGTCAATAATTTTATGGGTTGCCTCAATATCAATAGGTATTTTAATAGCCTTCTTCTTTAAAAGCAACACAACATTTACATTTGTTTATATGGGGTTATTTGCGATGACAGGAAAAATTGTTAAGGGTCTTGCATTGTTAGTTTCTGATAAATTTAAATATGTAGGAAATATTCTTATTACAACTCAGTTTAAAAATTTATCAGAACAACCAGTAACAAATAATACTTTAATTTTTGCAAGTGTAGTGGGAATTGTATATATCATAGTATTTGCAGTTTTAACTATGGTATATGTTAAGAATATGGAAGTAAAATAA
- a CDS encoding ATP-binding cassette domain-containing protein — MSETVLRTKKLTKKYRKHLAVNNVNIEIKKGEIYGLVGKNGAGKTTLLRMISGLAIATDGEIEMFNETSQSGLEKSRMRTGCMIETPSFFPYLSAKKNLEYYRIQRGIPEKECVDEILQFVGLEDVGTKKFKNFSLGMKQRLGLALALMASPDLLILDEPINGLDPSGIVEFRELLSKMNKEKNITIIISSHILGELSQLATTYGFINNGKFIEQISAKQLEEKCKRCIAIKVDNTEKATAIIEKELGCSEYEVLNGNEIRLYEKIDVPEIVNKTLIYNEVMVSSINQVGVNLEDYFMNLIGGAHHA, encoded by the coding sequence ATGTCAGAAACAGTGCTTAGAACCAAAAAATTGACTAAAAAATACCGTAAACATTTAGCTGTAAACAATGTTAACATAGAAATAAAGAAAGGGGAAATATATGGACTTGTTGGTAAAAATGGTGCAGGTAAAACAACATTACTTAGAATGATAAGTGGGCTTGCAATTGCAACAGACGGGGAAATTGAAATGTTTAATGAAACCTCACAAAGTGGATTGGAAAAATCAAGAATGAGAACAGGGTGTATGATAGAGACTCCTAGTTTCTTTCCATATTTATCTGCAAAAAAGAATCTTGAATATTATAGAATACAAAGAGGGATTCCAGAAAAAGAATGTGTAGATGAAATTCTTCAGTTTGTAGGACTTGAGGATGTAGGAACTAAAAAATTTAAAAATTTTTCTCTTGGGATGAAGCAAAGGTTAGGATTAGCACTTGCTTTAATGGCAAGTCCAGATTTACTTATTTTAGATGAACCAATCAATGGGCTTGATCCTTCTGGAATCGTAGAATTTAGAGAACTATTATCAAAGATGAATAAAGAAAAAAATATTACAATAATTATATCAAGTCATATATTAGGGGAACTTTCGCAACTTGCAACTACTTATGGTTTTATTAATAATGGTAAATTTATAGAACAAATATCAGCAAAACAATTAGAAGAAAAATGCAAACGTTGCATAGCTATAAAAGTAGATAATACGGAAAAAGCTACTGCTATAATTGAAAAAGAACTTGGATGCAGTGAATATGAGGTTTTAAATGGCAACGAAATTAGATTATATGAGAAAATAGATGTTCCTGAGATTGTAAATAAAACTCTTATATATAATGAAGTTATGGTATCTTCAATTAATCAAGTTGGTGTGAATTTAGAAGATTACTTTATGAATTTGATTGGAGGTGCTCATCATGCTTAA
- a CDS encoding response regulator transcription factor, with protein sequence MNDNINILVVEDDSDINNLLCKMLSNHGYNVRGAYSGSEAKMCIEQYDFQLVLLDLMLPGISGEELISHIRKIKTMPIIVISAKPGQDIRVDVLRSGADDFVSKPFDINEVLARVEAQLRRYIVFSNGIEKQNTLKHKNLILNRETVEVTLKDKLVSLTAREFNILELLMSHPNKVFTKANLFENVWHDEFLGDDNTVNVHMSNLRSKLAKIDPDTEYIHTVWGIGFKMSD encoded by the coding sequence ATGAATGATAATATAAACATATTAGTTGTAGAAGATGATTCAGATATAAATAATTTGCTGTGTAAGATGTTAAGCAATCATGGATATAATGTAAGAGGAGCTTATTCGGGTTCAGAAGCAAAGATGTGCATTGAACAATATGATTTTCAGTTAGTGTTACTTGATTTAATGTTACCTGGTATAAGTGGAGAAGAACTTATTTCACATATAAGAAAAATAAAAACAATGCCTATTATAGTTATTTCTGCAAAGCCTGGACAAGATATAAGAGTAGACGTATTGAGAAGTGGTGCAGATGATTTTGTGTCAAAACCTTTTGATATTAACGAGGTTTTGGCAAGAGTTGAAGCACAGTTGAGGCGGTATATAGTGTTTTCAAATGGAATTGAGAAACAAAATACTTTAAAACATAAAAATCTAATTTTAAATCGTGAAACAGTAGAAGTGACTCTTAAAGATAAATTGGTTTCACTTACGGCGAGAGAGTTTAACATATTAGAACTGTTAATGTCTCATCCTAATAAGGTATTTACAAAAGCTAATTTATTTGAAAATGTATGGCATGATGAATTCTTAGGAGATGATAATACAGTAAATGTTCATATGAGCAATCTTCGCTCAAAGTTAGCTAAGATTGATCCTGATACAGAATACATTCATACAGTATGGGGAATTGGATTTAAAATGAGTGATTAA
- a CDS encoding 50S ribosomal protein L25, translating into MSQTTINTMERTVSENNKRLRKSGQVPCIMYGEFLENSIPVKIQSSALIKLLRDNSKGSIIKLNVNNTIRNCVVKSVQKDTITGELLHVDFQCVNENEVIKMKIPVSFVGLNALQLKRLVLDTFLPEIEMQGNVEKIPEYIKIDVSQMNFEDKIFAKDIELPEEIKLITEPDELLAVVNGFNQGEEN; encoded by the coding sequence ATGTCACAAACAACAATTAACACCATGGAAAGAACAGTTTCAGAAAACAATAAAAGATTAAGAAAAAGTGGACAAGTACCTTGCATAATGTATGGAGAATTTTTAGAGAATTCAATACCTGTTAAAATACAATCCTCAGCATTAATAAAACTATTAAGAGATAACTCAAAAGGTTCAATAATAAAATTAAATGTTAATAATACAATTAGAAACTGCGTTGTAAAAAGCGTACAAAAAGACACTATAACTGGCGAATTGCTTCATGTAGACTTTCAATGTGTAAATGAAAATGAAGTTATTAAAATGAAAATACCTGTAAGTTTTGTAGGTCTTAATGCCTTACAACTTAAAAGATTAGTTTTAGATACATTCCTACCTGAAATAGAAATGCAAGGAAATGTAGAAAAAATACCTGAATATATAAAAATAGACGTTTCTCAAATGAATTTTGAAGATAAAATATTTGCAAAAGATATAGAACTACCAGAAGAAATTAAACTTATAACTGAACCCGATGAACTTCTAGCTGTAGTTAATGGTTTTAATCAAGGAGAAGAAAACTAG
- a CDS encoding TerD family protein, which produces MAINLQKGQKISLTKDNAGLSKIMVGLGWDPVEQGGKGLFGGLFKGGTPNIDCDASVFVLDSSDKITNKNDIIYFGNLTHKSGSIRHMGDNLTGDGDGDDEQIMVELSRVPKDVSKLVFVVNIYDCVKRKQHFGMIRNAFIRIVNLSNNQELVRYNLSDDYSNKTALFVGELYRHNEEWKFGATGEGDTATSISEMLTRYR; this is translated from the coding sequence ATGGCTATTAATTTACAAAAAGGTCAGAAAATAAGCTTAACAAAAGACAATGCTGGTTTATCTAAAATAATGGTAGGACTTGGCTGGGATCCAGTGGAACAAGGAGGCAAAGGCTTATTTGGGGGTTTATTTAAAGGAGGTACTCCAAATATAGATTGTGATGCTTCTGTATTTGTTTTAGATTCAAGTGATAAAATTACAAATAAAAATGATATAATTTATTTTGGAAATTTGACACATAAAAGTGGAAGTATTCGTCACATGGGAGATAATCTTACAGGTGATGGAGATGGAGACGATGAACAAATAATGGTTGAACTTTCAAGAGTTCCTAAAGATGTATCAAAGCTAGTATTTGTAGTTAATATTTATGACTGTGTAAAACGCAAACAGCATTTTGGAATGATAAGAAATGCTTTTATAAGAATTGTTAATCTTTCTAATAATCAAGAATTAGTTAGATATAATTTAAGTGATGATTACTCAAACAAGACAGCTCTTTTTGTAGGAGAGTTATATCGTCATAATGAGGAATGGAAGTTTGGTGCTACAGGCGAGGGAGATACTGCGACAAGTATAAGTGAGATGTTAACTAGGTACAGATAA
- a CDS encoding TerD family protein — protein MGINLSKGQKINLTKEVPGLKEAIIGLGWDTNKYSGGYDFDLDASAFLVGSNGKVNNDLDFIFYNNLEHSSKSVIHTGDNRTGEGEGDDEAIIIDFSKVPENIEKIAISVTIYDAETRSQNFGQVTNAFVRLVNKETGEEVLRYDLSEDFSIETALVFCEIYRNNGEWKFSAVGSGFQGGLASLCKNYGLEV, from the coding sequence ATGGGTATCAATTTATCAAAAGGACAGAAAATTAATTTAACAAAAGAGGTTCCAGGATTAAAAGAAGCAATTATAGGATTAGGATGGGACACAAATAAATATTCAGGTGGATATGATTTTGACCTAGATGCATCTGCTTTTTTAGTTGGGTCAAATGGAAAAGTAAATAATGATTTAGATTTTATATTTTATAATAATTTAGAACATTCTAGTAAGTCAGTAATACATACAGGAGATAATAGGACAGGAGAAGGAGAAGGAGATGATGAAGCAATAATCATAGACTTTTCTAAGGTGCCTGAGAACATTGAAAAAATAGCAATATCAGTAACTATATATGATGCAGAAACTAGAAGTCAAAACTTTGGACAAGTTACAAATGCTTTTGTAAGATTGGTTAACAAAGAGACAGGAGAAGAAGTTTTAAGATATGATTTATCTGAAGATTTCTCTATAGAAACTGCTTTAGTATTTTGTGAAATATATCGTAATAATGGAGAATGGAAATTTAGTGCAGTAGGAAGTGGTTTTCAAGGTGGATTAGCGTCTCTTTGTAAAAACTATGGATTAGAAGTTTAA
- a CDS encoding TerD family protein yields MAVSLSKGQKVDLTKTNPGLKKVIVGLGWDTNKYDGGQDFDLDAAAFLGGADGKVTSDADFVFYNNLRHPSDSVVHLGDNRTGEGEGDDEQISIELDKVPESVQKIAFTVTIHDGESRGQNFGQVSNAFIRIFNEENNEELIRYDLSEDYSIETALVVAELYRNNGEWKFSAIGSGFQGGLGALCGNFGINIG; encoded by the coding sequence ATGGCAGTCAGTTTATCAAAAGGTCAAAAAGTGGATTTAACAAAAACAAATCCAGGATTAAAGAAGGTAATTGTAGGATTAGGATGGGATACAAATAAATATGATGGTGGACAGGATTTTGATTTGGATGCAGCTGCTTTTTTAGGAGGAGCAGATGGAAAAGTAACATCTGATGCAGACTTCGTTTTTTATAATAATTTAAGACACCCTTCAGATTCAGTAGTTCATCTTGGTGATAACAGAACAGGAGAAGGTGAAGGAGACGACGAACAAATAAGCATAGAATTAGATAAGGTGCCTGAAAGTGTACAAAAAATCGCGTTTACTGTAACTATACATGATGGTGAAAGTAGAGGACAAAATTTTGGTCAAGTTTCTAACGCTTTTATAAGAATTTTTAATGAAGAAAATAATGAAGAATTAATAAGATATGATTTAAGTGAAGATTATAGTATAGAGACTGCGCTAGTAGTTGCTGAATTATACCGCAATAATGGTGAGTGGAAGTTTAGTGCAATAGGAAGTGGATTCCAAGGCGGATTAGGTGCCTTATGTGGAAACTTTGGAATTAATATTGGCTAA
- a CDS encoding HAD family hydrolase — protein MIFASDLDRTLIYSKKLIDHNGEDIVLVERYNGEDLSFMKKAVIDKLGNMKEKIMFIPVTTRTIDQYNRIFMIKDHIKPKYAVVSNGGNILINGEIDKDWRNIIEKKIERVIHYKFVQKRFLESFKDVSWINKMILRDKLFFSIHFDNKDKINLDELYKFKEWAEANYWNVSLQGRKLYIVPSAVNKWDAVLYIKQKERIDKVVSAGDSLLDYPILINAEYSMCASHGELFKMIQDKILNKEHIVLTDSMGIDASEEIVNNVVNLSANGSWNNI, from the coding sequence ATGATTTTTGCATCTGATTTAGATAGAACCTTAATTTATAGTAAAAAGTTAATAGACCACAATGGTGAAGATATAGTCTTAGTTGAAAGATATAATGGAGAAGATTTAAGCTTTATGAAAAAAGCAGTAATAGATAAATTAGGAAATATGAAAGAAAAGATAATGTTTATTCCTGTAACTACGAGAACTATAGATCAGTATAATAGAATTTTTATGATTAAAGATCATATAAAACCTAAATATGCTGTTGTTAGTAATGGGGGAAATATCTTAATAAATGGAGAAATAGATAAAGATTGGAGAAATATTATCGAAAAAAAGATAGAGAGGGTAATTCATTATAAGTTTGTTCAAAAGAGATTTTTAGAAAGTTTTAAGGATGTTTCATGGATAAATAAAATGATTTTAAGAGATAAATTATTTTTTAGTATTCATTTTGACAATAAGGATAAGATTAACTTAGATGAATTGTATAAGTTTAAAGAATGGGCTGAAGCAAATTATTGGAACGTTTCTTTACAAGGGAGAAAGCTTTATATAGTACCTTCCGCAGTAAATAAATGGGATGCTGTATTATATATAAAGCAAAAGGAAAGAATAGATAAGGTGGTGTCAGCGGGAGACTCCCTCTTAGATTATCCTATATTAATTAATGCAGAGTATTCTATGTGTGCTTCTCATGGAGAATTGTTTAAAATGATACAAGATAAAATTTTAAATAAAGAGCACATAGTTTTAACTGATAGTATGGGCATAGATGCATCTGAGGAAATAGTTAATAATGTAGTGAATTTAAGTGCTAATGGTTCTTGGAACAACATTTGA
- a CDS encoding cysteine protease StiP family protein gives MKFKDIKQPDPMGSYSKKDVIFLLKDISNLIQEQDNEEREYVMQNGGHYSEMLPIEYFPKEEYMKVFYETLESTKEKVAKAVALVADNIYKQKGKNVVIVSLARAGTPVGILIKRYLEMKYKKKIDHYSISIIRGKGIDENALKYILNSHEAKDIQFVDGWTGKGAINNVLDKAVKDFYNKYKISIDNRLAVLADPAKCVELYGTREDFLIPSACLNSTVSGLVSRTVLRDDIIGKHEFHGAKYYEEWEEQDVSKFFVDTIVGCFANMDIEEDGHCMDKKVYNSGIKEVNEIRIRYSIKDINLVKPGVGETTRVLLRRVPWKILVDDINNPNLKHILLLAKEKKVPIEVYKNMSYSCCGLIKSKAK, from the coding sequence ATGAAATTTAAAGATATAAAACAACCAGATCCAATGGGAAGTTATTCTAAAAAGGATGTTATATTTCTATTAAAAGATATATCTAATCTTATACAGGAGCAAGACAATGAGGAAAGAGAATATGTAATGCAAAATGGAGGACATTATTCAGAAATGCTTCCAATAGAGTATTTTCCAAAAGAAGAATATATGAAAGTATTCTATGAGACTTTAGAGTCTACAAAAGAAAAAGTAGCAAAGGCAGTAGCTCTTGTTGCAGATAATATATACAAACAAAAAGGAAAAAATGTTGTTATTGTATCTTTAGCTAGAGCCGGAACCCCTGTTGGTATTTTAATAAAAAGGTATTTAGAAATGAAATATAAAAAGAAGATTGATCATTACAGTATATCTATAATAAGAGGAAAAGGTATAGATGAGAATGCTCTTAAATATATACTGAATTCACATGAAGCTAAAGATATACAATTTGTAGATGGTTGGACAGGTAAAGGTGCCATAAATAATGTGCTAGATAAGGCTGTTAAAGATTTTTATAATAAGTATAAAATAAGTATAGATAATAGATTAGCAGTTTTAGCAGATCCAGCAAAATGTGTGGAGTTATATGGAACAAGGGAAGACTTTCTTATTCCATCAGCTTGTTTAAATTCAACAGTATCGGGTTTAGTAAGTAGAACTGTATTAAGAGATGATATAATAGGTAAGCATGAGTTTCATGGAGCTAAGTATTATGAAGAATGGGAAGAACAGGATGTGTCTAAATTTTTCGTAGATACGATAGTGGGATGTTTCGCCAATATGGATATTGAAGAAGATGGACACTGTATGGATAAAAAAGTATATAATTCGGGGATCAAAGAAGTCAATGAAATAAGGATAAGATACAGTATAAAGGATATAAATTTAGTCAAGCCAGGAGTAGGAGAGACTACTAGAGTTCTTTTGAGGCGAGTTCCTTGGAAAATACTTGTTGATGATATTAATAATCCTAATTTAAAGCATATTTTACTTCTTGCAAAAGAGAAAAAAGTACCTATAGAAGTGTACAAAAATATGAGTTATTCTTGTTGTGGACTTATAAAGTCTAAAGCTAAATAA
- a CDS encoding phosphoribosyltransferase family protein, whose product MRRTLNILDKIDVNIEMVENKFNFKLEDLFLMAARRNPKRAFLFVSKLLGKHIPINPKKGILAGRLLGFIIGEKIGEIETEGYQIVADALKNDDLIDEALNFADNNLIYSRKATLFIGFAETATALGNSTFAQFAGNGVYYIHTTRDDLDHCISVFDFEEEHSHATSHFCYPLESEFLSEFERIVLIDDEITTGKTALNLIRAINKRYPIKEYVVASILDWRTENCIKKYDQIERELGIDIKVVSILKGQATCSSPSIEEIGANYNFDKSKEPSNIIEEFYEDGVLKSDKKENICNKNTMCVRNYLFTTDSYHKFTRSLYSGESKTYKYLKFSGRFGMSRENLENVEKVIYDIVDKMKPFEKEVLVLGTEEFMYIPMVMTSFIERAKYQSTTRSPIYVGDGDNYAVKHAFKFKNPFDKNITNYIYNIGQGMYKEILFVTERDMDIESKRELLEFFYNVGVTKLNFVYFVK is encoded by the coding sequence ATGAGGAGAACTTTAAATATTCTAGATAAAATTGATGTTAATATAGAAATGGTAGAGAATAAATTCAATTTTAAACTAGAAGATTTGTTTTTAATGGCAGCAAGAAGGAATCCTAAAAGAGCTTTTCTTTTTGTAAGTAAGCTTTTAGGAAAGCATATTCCTATAAACCCTAAAAAGGGTATTTTAGCGGGAAGACTTTTAGGATTTATTATTGGAGAGAAAATAGGAGAAATTGAAACTGAAGGTTACCAAATAGTAGCAGATGCATTGAAAAATGATGACTTAATAGATGAAGCTTTAAATTTTGCAGATAATAATTTAATATATTCAAGGAAAGCAACGCTTTTTATAGGATTTGCAGAGACGGCCACAGCGTTAGGAAATAGTACTTTTGCACAGTTTGCAGGCAATGGTGTGTATTATATACATACGACTAGGGATGACTTAGATCATTGTATTTCTGTTTTTGATTTTGAAGAAGAACACTCTCATGCAACTAGTCATTTTTGCTATCCTCTTGAAAGTGAATTTTTATCTGAGTTTGAAAGGATAGTTTTAATAGATGACGAAATAACTACTGGAAAAACAGCATTAAATCTTATTAGAGCTATAAATAAGCGATATCCTATAAAGGAATATGTAGTAGCTTCTATTTTAGATTGGAGAACAGAGAATTGCATTAAAAAATATGATCAAATAGAAAGAGAATTAGGTATAGACATAAAAGTAGTATCTATCTTAAAAGGACAAGCGACGTGCTCTAGTCCGTCCATAGAGGAAATAGGTGCAAATTATAACTTTGATAAAAGTAAAGAGCCAAGTAATATTATTGAAGAATTCTATGAGGATGGAGTTTTAAAGTCGGATAAAAAAGAAAATATATGTAATAAAAATACAATGTGTGTAAGAAATTATTTATTTACAACAGATAGCTATCATAAATTTACAAGGAGTTTGTATAGTGGAGAGAGTAAGACGTATAAATATTTGAAGTTTAGTGGTAGATTTGGAATGTCTCGTGAAAACCTAGAGAATGTAGAGAAAGTTATATATGACATAGTAGATAAGATGAAACCTTTTGAAAAAGAGGTACTTGTATTAGGTACAGAAGAATTTATGTATATTCCTATGGTTATGACTTCTTTTATAGAAAGAGCGAAGTATCAATCTACTACTAGAAGTCCAATTTATGTGGGAGATGGGGATAATTATGCTGTAAAACATGCATTTAAATTTAAAAATCCTTTTGACAAAAATATTACAAATTATATATACAACATTGGACAAGGAATGTATAAAGAAATTTTGTTTGTAACGGAAAGAGATATGGATATAGAAAGTAAAAGAGAGTTATTAGAATTTTTTTATAATGTAGGAGTTACTAAATTAAACTTTGTATATTTTGTAAAGTAG